A single genomic interval of Malania oleifera isolate guangnan ecotype guangnan chromosome 13, ASM2987363v1, whole genome shotgun sequence harbors:
- the LOC131146648 gene encoding uncharacterized protein LOC131146648: MELENSSIPMEKPGKIMRRSIHTFLQHYQYFTSTPALLVFPFSASVLLSQALVPSTSSLLPTIHRHLLSLFDAAGFPPNSEFFSLLNLKLSQTISSSIFTLPFTLSFHLLAKATIIQALHYHKPTCPSSFSSLISTYNSLLLTLICNSFLILSANATAFSILFLAFNCLEEFGTSSPKSIFFLSASGAVLYSIILANALLVCNLALVSSGMDKCGGYLAILKACVMIRGRASTALSLALPTNLALAAAEALFQYRVVRPYHFAKMPISSAALEGVFIAYLYSILIVLDTVVACIFFKSCKMGSGVDQEGRYSYRIEIVEEDGRTFANLKNLEEEI; encoded by the coding sequence ATGGAACTGGAGAACTCATCCATTCCCATGGAGAAACCAGGCAAGATCATGAGAAGATCGATCCATACTTTTCTTCAACATTATCAATACTTCACCTCCACTCCTGCGCTACTTGTATTCCCATTCTCAGCCTCAGTTCTCCTCTCCCAAGCGCTCGTTCCCTCCACATCATCTCTCCTTCCGACCATTCATCGTCACTTGCTATCGCTCTTCGATGCGGCGGGGTTCCCTCCCAATTCAGAATTCTTCTCTCTCCTCAATCTCAAACTCTCCCAAACAATCTCTTCGTCCATTTTCACTCTTCCATTCACCCTCTCCTTCCACCTCTTAGCCAAAGCAACCATAATTCAAGCTCTGCACTACCACAAACCGACTTGcccatcttccttctcttcccttaTTTCCACCTACAATTCCCTCCTCCTCACCCTCATTTGCAACTCATTCTTAATCCTATCCGCCAACGCAACCGCCTTCTCTATCCTTTTCCTTGCCTTCAATTGTCTCGAAGAGTTTGGTACCTCTTCTCCCAAATCCATTTTCTTCCTCTCTGCTTCCGGAGCCGTTCTCTATTCCATCATTCTTGCGAATGCCCTCCTAGTGTGCAACTTAGCATTGGTTTCGTCAGGGATGGATAAGTGTGGAGGATATCTGGCCATCCTCAAGGCTTGTGTCATGATCAGGGGAAGGGCTTCAACAGCGCTATCCCTCGCGCTGCCTACCAATTTGGCACTGGCTGCAGCTGAAGCCTTGTTCCAATACCGGGTCGTAAGGCCTTACCATTTTGCCAAAATGCCCATTTCTTCCGCGGCCTTAGAGGGGGTTTTCATTGCCTACTTGTACTCCATCCTCATTGTTCTTGATACAGTTGTGGCTTGCATATTCTTCAAAAGCTGTAAGATGGGTTCTGGGGTAGATCAGGAGGGCAGATACTCATACAGGATTGAAATTGTCGAGGAGGACGGTCGCACTTTTGCGAACTTGAAGAATTTGGAagaagaaatatga